The Schizosaccharomyces pombe strain 972h- genome assembly, chromosome: I genome contains a region encoding:
- the gsa1 gene encoding glutathione synthetase large and small subunit Gsa1: MEIEKYTPEQIEELGKGARDFAFAHGVVFTELSVSKEGRNIATQIPITLFPSVIPHGAFVEAVSVQKAYNKLYAKIANDYEFLRLHLQSITKYDEFMNKLWNLYQKHREAVAHLKENQFQPLSLGVFRSDYMVHQDDSFIGCKQVEFNTISVSFGGVSKAVSNLHAYCSQSGLYRKPLTTNYLTVNTSVSGICTGISNAVDAYRDYVKNITSKMNIASDNTKPIVLFVVKGGERNITDQRTLEYELLNRFHVISKRIDIAELNSLIHDKSSNKLYMKTSFTTYEVAVVYYRVGYALDDYPSQEAWDMRLTIENTLAIKCPSISTHLAGSKKIQQVLAESNALERFLEGDELQAVRSTFADMYPLDDTPRGKEGIKLAFEKPEDFVLKPQREGGGNNTYGKDIPGLLSKMPQEEWDSYILMRYINAVPSQNYILKGERPEKFDVVDEIGILGTIVWNIKTDEVVQNGQSGFICRTKPKKTNEGGVATGYASLSSIELSE; the protein is encoded by the coding sequence ATGGAAATTGAGAAGTATACACCGGAGCAAATTGAAGAGCTTGGAAAAGGCGCACGAGACTTTGCATTTGCCCATGGGGTAGTATTCACCGAGCTGTCAGTTTCGAAGGAGGGGAGGAATATTGCTACTCAAATTCCTATTACATTATTTCCCTCGGTCATTCCTCATGGTGCATTTGTCGAGGCTGTCTCTGTACAGAAGGCATACAACAAACTTTACGCTAAAATTGCAAACGACTATGAATTTCTTAGACTTCATTTACAATCGATTACAAAGTATGATGAGTTTATGAACAAACTTTGGAATCTGTATCAAAAGCATCGCGAAGCTGTTGCTCACTTAaaggaaaatcaatttcaacCCTTAAGCTTGGGAGTTTTTAGGTCAGATTATATGGTCCATCAAGACGATAGTTTTATTGGTTGTAAACAGGTTGAATTTAATACGATTTCTGTGTCTTTTGGAGGTGTTTCAAAGGCCGTATCCAATTTGCACGCCTACTGTTCCCAATCGGGTTTGTATCGAAAGCCTCTTACTACAAATTATTTAACAGTGAACACGTCTGTCTCTGGAATTTGCACTGGTATATCAAATGCTGTAGATGCCTACCGTGATTACGTTAAAAACATTACAagcaaaatgaatattGCTTCTGATAACACGAAACCcattgttttatttgttgTGAAGGGCGGAGAACGAAACATTACGGACCAACGCACCCTGGAATATGAGTTGCTTAATCGATTCCATGTGATATCCAAACGTATTGACATTGCTGAACTCAATTCCCTCATACATGATAAATCATCTAACAAACTTTACATGAAAACTAGTTTTACCACTTATGAAGTTGCAGTCGTTTATTATCGAGTCGGTTATGCATTGGATGATTACCCTTCTCAAGAAGCATGGGATATGCGTTTAACTATTGAGAATACGTTGGCTATAAAATGCCCTTCTATTTCAACGCATTTAGCTGGCTCGAAGAAAATTCAACAAGTACTTGCTGAAAGTAATGCATTAGAAAGATTTTTAGAGGGTGACGAATTACAAGCAGTACGTTCTACCTTCGCTGATATGTATCCACTTGATGATACACCTCGAGGAAAGGAAGGTATTAAACTCGCATTCGAAAAACCCGAGGACTTTGTCTTAAAGCCTCAACGAGAGGGTGGTGGAAACAATACGTATGGAAAAGACATTCCTGGTTTACTCAGCAAAATGCCTCAGGAAGAATGGGACTCTTACATTTTAATGCGCTATATAAATGCCGTTCCATCACAAAACTATATTTTGAAGGGAGAAAGACCTGAAAAGTTTGATGTCGTCGACGAAATTGGTATTTTAGGTACGATCGTTTGGAACATCAAGACTGACGAAGTCGTTCAAAATGGACAGTCGGGTTTCATTTGTCGTACCAAACCCAAAAAAACTAATGAAGGTGGTGTTGCAACAGGCTATGCTTCTTTATCTAGTATTGAACTTTctgaataa
- the mug113 gene encoding protein mug113 translates to MKMPNTLHSVSISTDFPSPNVESEAADVNEYSSTSKFETLGNQSSTNLGFSNSLQDKWDCWKRDLWSIWWSLSRKATRFYRWLSRSLKWRPVTYETVYPQTYETQMSEPREVTTIVKDLNNGDSFVLNVTEPVDPEFLRANIPPVHRKHLPPRLSLVASPGTIPTRGVVVLEDWINPLLSERCKLLLQSELCNQDSYDCPGYICVYRFEQKNNPSVVLGDSTLIQISRVSDLQRHLREYPKNCAFSRSVLEIFPDPGKTSKPCQVSFKVERLVHKELNEYLSWMQPFTCDSCGSLHENWLQIDSKQWDQIRGVILRWVEYSRVIYA, encoded by the coding sequence ATGAAAATGCCGAATACTCTGCATTCAGTATCAATCTCTACAGATTTTCCTTCCCCAAATGTAGAATCGGAAGCTGCAGACGTGAATGAATATTCCTctacttcaaaatttgagaCATTGGGTAATCAGAGCTCTACAAACCTCGGTTTTTCGAACTCCTTACAAGATAAGTGGGATTGCTGGAAACGGGATTTGTGGTCTATTTGGTGGTCCTTAAGTCGTAAGGCAACGAGATTTTATAGATGGTTGTCTCGATCGTTAAAATGGCGTCCAGTTACTTACGAAACAGTATATCCACAAACTTATGAAACTCAGATGTCAGAGCCTAGAGAAGTTACTACAATTGTAAAGGATTTAAATAATGGGGATTCTTTTGTCTTAAATGTTACTGAACCTGTTGACCCTGAATTTTTGCGTGCCAATATACCTCCTGTTCATCGTAAACATCTTCCACCCAGACTTTCATTAGTCGCTTCTCCGGGAACTATTCCTACTCGTGGAGTTGTTGTATTAGAAGATTGGATTAATCCGCTACTATCCGAAAGATGTAAACTTCTTTTACAAAGTGAGCTTTGTAACCAGGATTCTTATGATTGTCCGGGTTATATCTGCGTTTACAGATTTGAGCAGAAAAATAACCCTTCGGTCGTTTTAGGTGACTCTACCCTCATCCAAATTTCCAGAGTTTCTGACCTTCAGCGACACCTTCGTGAGTACCCTAAAAATTGTGCCTTTTCCAGGTCGGTGTTAGAAATTTTCCCGGATCCCGGCAAAACTTCTAAGCCATGCCAAGTGAGTTTCAAGGTTGAAAGGTTAGTACATAAGGAATTAAATGAGTATCTTTCTTGGATGCAACCTTTTACATGTGATTCTTGTGGATCACTTCATGAGAATTGGCTCCAAATTGACAGTAAACAGTGGGACCAAATTCGTGGTGTAATATTACGGTGGGTAGAGTATTCTCGGGTCATTTATGCTTGA
- the rit1 gene encoding initiator methionine tRNA 2'-O-ribosyl phosphate transferase encodes MDEFDPLDAVQQIHVQARHPKNRLLSIAHDAKFVDSVIASYPTFKPVVNERCGTWYVNRRHAPISVYFKSTDGHTGQWSFSCRRLNLHLLNEITTCDGLIIVDSTRRGKRMPDALSKTIPIWIATLNKCVFERLRPHSFPNARLAFLPPFLPDTEKSSILQRLDGFVDSLMQSGIDLDALAAKLTKPIRPLWVTPASRLTSAQFEEYFTVVLVTASAQVQNGYSREHGFLYVQGAADDEEEWSHGLTPEVFWQNTESILTCPEEQLEQKISLLLSSTRNSPTMSNSSLTHLLPTPIFVGDVTGFYPPPENTSYFVLNLSNTTLNVKNELCFPIPSGKKGAPVFRKHFPSILQELNSLDPPFYERDAIFIVDEGNAKEAASCLALMILCLYYDLHMHLLAHPISLSASQSHLTKQTVRQFLVKITELHSKTNPSRAFLLAVNSLLLSANTIATS; translated from the exons ATGGACGAATTCGACCCTTTAGACGCTGTGCAACAAATTCATGTTCAAGCAAGACACCC AAAGAATCGGTTGCTGTCAATTGCACACGATGCCAAGTTTGTCGACTCAGTTATAGCTTCGTACCCCACATTTAAACCTGTTGTAAATGAACGATGCGGTACGTGGTATGTCAACCGACGACATGCTCCGATTTCtgtttatttcaaaagtacTGATGGTCATACCGGGCAATGGTCTTTTAGCTGTCGTCGTCTCAATTTGCATTTGCTAAATGAGATAACCACTTGTGATGGATTGATTATAGTAGATTCTACTCGTCGTGGAAAGAGAATGCCCGATGCTCTATCAAAGACGATTCCGATATGGATTGCTACGCTCAATAAATGTGTTTTCGAACGGCTTCGTCCCCATTCCTTTCCTAATGCTCGTTTGGCCTTTTTACCCCCGTTTTTACCTGATACAGAAAAATCATCTATTTTACAGAGGCTAGATGGATTTGTAGATTCTTTAATGCAGTCCGGCATTGACTTAGATGCGTTGGCGGCTAAGCTAACTAAACCCATTCGTCCTTTATGGGTAACACCTGCTAGTCGTTTAACATCTGCACAATTTGAAGAATATTTTACAGTTGTTCTGGTTACTGCAAGTGCTCAAGTACAGAATGGGTACTCCCGAGAACATGGATTTCTTTACGTTCAAGGAGCAGCAGATGACGAAGAAGAATGGTCGCATGGGCTGACCCCTGAAGTCTTTTGGCAAAATACTGAATCTATCCTCACATGCCCAGAGGAGCAATTGGAGCAAAAAATTAGCCTCCTACTATCTTCAACTAGAAACTCACCTACCATGTCAAATTCTTCGTTAACCCATCTTTTACCAACTCCTATATTTGTTGGGGATGTTACGGGATTTTATCCCCCTCCAGAAAATACATCTTActttgttttgaatttgtCGAATACCACCCTGAATGTGAAGAATGAACTTTGTTTTCCAATACCGTCAGGAAAAAAAGGTGCTCCGGTGTTTCGCAAGCATTTCCCTTCAATATTGCAAGAATTAAATTCACTTGATCCTCCATTTTATGAGAGAGATGCTATATTTATTGTCGATGAAGGAAATGCTAAAGAAGCCGCCTCTTGTCTTGCATTGATgattctttgtttatacTACGACCTCCATATGCATTTACTTGCCCATCCTATATCTCTATCTGCATCTCAGTCTCACCTTACCAAGCAAACGGTTCGCCAATTTCTGGTAAAAATTACAGAACTACACTCCAAAACAAATCCCTCACGAGCATTCCTTCTTGCCGTCAATTCCCTTTTACTTAGTGCCAATACTATTGCTACTTCTTAG
- the erf4 gene encoding palmitoyltransferase complex subunit Erf4: MLVRIERDYSVSGDKYPQFPTDYPVPLRAYVNLEDWDVFIHTLNEKLREAFCPWSIGNLLDGILSVLTIYISEFVFGSIHRKRIGAIDLYILDFATQHNLYVASLRNMGFLSLVFHTKETNSKSSTLHSNPYCPEHHSIRTLPSAVTATTSNISTSSSHRSDLPNEWTNSTL, from the coding sequence ATGCTTGTTCGCATTGAAAGGGATTATTCGGTTTCAGGAGATAAATATCCTCAATTTCCAACCGATTATCCTGTACCTCTTCGAGCTTATGTGAATCTTGAGGATTGGGATGTATTCATTCACACATTAAACGAGAAACTGAGAGAAGCCTTCTGTCCATGGTCAATTGGAAATCTATTAGATGGAATTCTATCTGTTTTAACGATTTATATCTCGGAGTTCGTATTTGGCAGTATTCATCGTAAAAGAATTGGGGCGATCGATTTGTACATCCTGGACTTTGCAACCCAACATAATTTATACGTTGCCAGCCTTCGCAATATGGGGTTTTTGAGTCTCGTTTTTCatacaaaagaaacaaattcGAAAAGTAGTACTCTCCATTCCAATCCGTACTGCCCGGAGCACCATTCTATACGAACACTTCCCTCTGCCGTGACTGCCACCACTTCAAATATCTCAACTTCTAGTTCTCACAGAAGTGATCTGCCAAACGAATGGACGAATTCGACCCTTTAG
- the spd2 gene encoding ribonucleotide reductase (RNR) inhibitor family — protein MSETFKLPDHDELPQLVQTTLFDVGARVRKAVQTGYKFDQQLFPSYHKDQTDRNELPQQKHDPNLRLDDLKQELAADSIFWDTASTQEIADSFAKPDFLKSH, from the exons ATGTCTGAAACGTTCAAGCTTCCCGATCATGACGAACTTCCCCAGCTAGTTCAAACTACTCTTTTTGATGTTGGAGCCAGAGT TCGCAAAG CTGTTCAAACTGGTTACAAATTTGACCAACAACTTTTCCCTTCTTACCACAAGGATCAAACTGATAGAAATGAGCTTCCTCAGCAAAAACATGATCCTAATCTTCGTCTCGATGATTTGAAGCAAGAATTGGCTGCTGATTCTATTTTCTGGGATACCGCCTCCACTCAAGAAATCGCCGATTCTTTTGCCAAGCCTGATTTTCTCAAGTCtcattaa
- the faf1 gene encoding rRNA processing protein Faf1, translating into MSENALLALQRHFEDQFGHIEGLQPVSAKPSETAFNSDASEKEQSPTTSNEEEDAISDMEDKEDVSFGSKILRVSHQEVEKPTLSATVGRVSFLKKMPKLEDEEEILAKKREEQKLRKRSRQNDDGSDDDEVENLKNDLELQKLLRESHLLHEATSRTGQVQLVAEGKIRHKVVQQHIAQLGGKKETEKMPMAARRGMKKKQKHIEKVIENEARESGTVLAKKRKERKQFKKGFRPVTFSAPGKLVGGTLLLPKSMIPK; encoded by the coding sequence ATGTCAGAGAATGCTTTATTAGCCTTACAGAGGCATTTTGAAGATCAATTTGGACACATCGAAGGATTACAACCTGTTTCAGCAAAGCCTTCTGAAACTGCTTTCAATTCGGATGCTtcagaaaaagaacaatCTCCAACTACCAGCAATGAGGAGGAAGACGCTATTTCAGATATGGAGGATAAAGAAGATGTGTCTTTTGGGTCCAAAATTCTACGAGTTTCCCATCAAGAAGTTGAGAAGCCAACTCTGTCAGCGACCGTAGGTCGtgtatcttttttaaaaaaaatgccCAAGttagaagatgaagaagaaattctAGCAAAGAAGAGAGAAGAACAAAAATTGCGAAAACGATCTCGTCAAAATGATGATGGTTCagatgatgatgaagtCGAGAATCTAAAAAACGATTTAGAACtacaaaaacttttacGAGAATCTCATCTTTTACATGAGGCAACCTCAAGGACAGGTCAAGTTCAGTTGGTTGCTGAAGGAAAAATCCGTCACAAAGTCGTTCAGCAGCACATTGCTCAACTGGGCGGTAAGAAGGAAACCGAGAAAATGCCAATGGCTGCTCGTAGAggaatgaagaagaaacagAAACATATAGAGAAAGTAATTGAGAACGAAGCCCGGGAGAGTGGTACGGTGTTAgcaaaaaaacgaaaagaaagaaaacagtTCAAAAAGGGATTTCGTCCTGTTACTTTCTCAGCGCCAGGTAAGCTCGTGGGCGGTACTTTACTATTGCCAAAAAGCATGATAcctaaataa
- the his6 gene encoding 1-(5-phosphoribosyl)-5-[(5-phosphoribosylamino)methylideneamino] imidazole-4-carboxamide isomerase — MEKSQHTLFRPCIDIHQGQVKQIVGGTLGNDADVKTNYVSLKPSSYYAELYKLNHLEGAHVIMLGPNCEEAAKTALHTWPGALQIGGGINISNAQNWLQEGASKVIVTSWLFPDAQFDLDRLKAISSKIGKDRLVVDVSCRRKDNRWFAAINKWQVMTAFELNEENLDLLSQYCSEFLIHAADVEGLCKGIDEDLVIKLGEWVKIPTTYAGGGRSIEDLDLVDKLSKGKVDLTIGSALDIFGGVLEFTRVVAWNRRFTPLPLQD, encoded by the exons atGGAAAAATCGCAGCACACTTTGTTTCGACCATGTATCGATATTCATCAAGGTCAAGTCAAACAAATTGTTGGAGGCACATTAGGAAATGACGCAGACGTGAAAACTAACTATGTATCATTAAAACCTAGCAGTTATTATGCTGAACTGTACAAATTGAATCACCTCGAAGGAGCACATGTTATTATGCTTGGGCCGAACTGCGAAGAAGCAGCTAAAACGGCTTTGCACACATGGCCTG GTGCTCTTCAGATTGGTGGGGGGattaatatttctaatGCACAAAACTGGCTACAAGAAGGTGCCTCAAAg GTAATAGTAACTTCTTGGCTGTTCCCAGATGCCCAGTTTGATTTGGATAGACTGAAGGCtatatcttcaaaaattggaaaagacCGCTTGGTTGTGGATGTGAG TTGTCGTCGAAAAGATAATAGGTGGTTCGCTGCCATCAATAAATGGCAAGTAATGACTGCTTTTGAActaaatgaagaaaacttAGATTTACTGTCTCAGTATTGTTCGGAGTTTTTAATTCACGCTGCAGACGTTGAAGGTCTATGTAAGGGTATAGATGAGGACTTGGTAATTAAATTGGGAGAATGGGTCAAAATTCCTACCACTTACGCTGGAGGCGGTCGCAGTATAGAAGATTTGGATCTGGTAGATAAATTGAGTAAAGGAAAAGTTGATTTAACGATCGGAAGTGCTTTAGACATATTTGGCGGCGTCTTGGAGTTCACTCGAGTTGTCGCTTGGAATCGACGATTTACTCCATTGCCTCTCCAAGACTAA
- the map3 gene encoding pheromone M-factor receptor Map3, with the protein MLPIGIFYQFYAYFALVLSIPILYMQLRARNIPCLLLLFWLTLTTLIYVVESAIWSNPYAETIRWMGYGLCDITSRIVTCSSIGIPASAFTLVLYLDTVIRRDHPLKRYENWIWHVCLSILLPLIIMAMMVPLESNRYVVICMNGCYSSFYQTWYTLLFFYIPPCLLSFGGLFFVSRIVVLYWRRQRELQQFFQRDSQLTSKRFLRLLCLAAVFFLGYFPLTIFMVVANGKLQQFLPFNHELVEAWHQESITYYPTTKVGLNDWVPPTVLYLMSLFFSTSGGWTEKVALILWSLLVWLPFTKNTALGRHAQFKLDCCKSIESTMAGKTLDSTDFKEKCLVLERQWSKSSIPSDNSSELQDAAKYV; encoded by the coding sequence ATGTTGCCTATTGGGATTTTCTATCAATTTTATGCTTACTTTGCCCTTGTTTTGTCTATCCCCATCTTATACATGCAGTTGCGTGCGAGAAACATTCCCTgccttttgcttttattttggTTAACCCTAACAACTCTCATCTACGTTGTCGAGTCTGCTATTTGGAGCAATCCCTACGCAGAAACAATTAGATGGATGGGTTATGGATTGTGTGATATTACATCTAGAATTGTCACATGTTCAAGTATTGGAATTCCTGCATCTGCCTTCACTTTGGTCCTGTATCTTGATACAGTCATTCGCAGAGACCACCCTCTCAAACGATATGAAAATTGGATTTGGCATGTATGCTTATCCATCCTGCTGCCATTGATTATCATGGCAATGATGGTTCCTTTGGAAAGTAACCGTTATGTGGTAATATGCATGAATGGATGCTACAGCTCTTTTTACCAAACGTGGTACAcgcttttatttttttacatccCTCCATGCCTGTTGTCTTTTGGTGGCTTGTTCTTCGTTTCCCGAATCGTCGTGCTTTACTGGCGTCGACAAAGAGAACTGcagcaattttttcagAGAGATTCTCAACTAACCTCAAAACGATTCTTACGCTTGCTATGTTTGGCAGCTGTATTTTTCCTCGGTTATTTTCCACTAACCATTTTCATGGTCGTAGCTAATGGAAAACTACAGCAGTTTTTACCATTCAACCATGAACTAGTAGAAGCCTGGCATCAGGAATCAATTACCTATTATCCTACAACTAAGGTTGGACTAAACGACTGGGTCCCTCCAACCGTTCTTTACCTCATGTCTTTGTTTTTCAGTACAAGTGGTGGTTGGACAGAAAAGGTTGCATTAATCCTTTGGTCTCTTTTGGTATGGCTTCCTTTTACCAAAAATACCGCGTTGGGTCGTCATGCACAATTCAAATTGGATTGCTGTAAGAGTATCGAATCAACTATGGCAGGAAAGACTTTGGATTCTACTGATTTTAAGGAAAAATGTTTAGTCTTGGAGAGGCAATGGAGTAAATCGTCGATTCCAAGCGACAACTCGAGTGAACTCCAAGACGCCGCCAAATATGTCTAA